A segment of the Triticum urartu cultivar G1812 chromosome 1, Tu2.1, whole genome shotgun sequence genome:
TAATATTTAATGCCAAAGCATTAATGATTGTACCAAAAATATTGTGGTAATGTGTATTTTGCTCTCAATTGTTTAGGAAGTTCTGAGGCTTTATAAGAAGGAACTTCCAACTATGGACTATGCTGCTGACACTGGGAGAAAATCAGGATTTCTCGAAAAATGCATAATGAATGGGTAAAATTCTTCTTCTATTTAATTGATAGCACCGGCGAAATTCTTGCCGGAGTTTTTGCTTTGACATTTCTATTTTGTTTGTTTGTAAGAACACAGAGAGTAAATATTATTACTATGCTATTGTTCGGAAGGGTAGAAAAGAGTTAACATTATGGTTTCATGTTCGTTTCTTCCCCAGGAAGTACAAGACTCTAATTCTGAGGTCTAGTTCACTTGATGGGCCTGAAGAGGTAAGCATTAAGCATCATTAGTACCTTACCCACGCATCGCCCTATTTGACCACATAATGCATAAATACTACTCTAGATTCATTTATCTGCCCACTCGCTTTCGTTTCCAAGTAAATTACACAAATATTTTGCTGATACAAAGTATGCCGAAATAAGAAGGATAGAGATGATTTGAAGACTTCTCTACATCACATAagcatccccaaaagggagcagATGAGATTGCAGATATGTGTTCGATTTCACTGATGTACTATAGTGCTTAAATGATTTGAAGACTTGTACATCTACATAAGCACCCCCAGAAGGAAACTTATGGAATTTATATGTATAATGGAGTTGTCTTATTATTGCCCACCTGATAGTATTTGTAGTATTTTTATAGTTTGTTAATAGATTAATAAATCTGATTCATTTGCACCTATAAACCCACCATGACCAATGGTAAAGATAATTTTGTCAATGTGAATGAAAGTTGTGTATGTCATTTATCATCTCACTTATTTGCTTTTTCACCCAAACATAAAATCTCACTCCATCCTTTCTTTGCTTTGGTTCTCTCACCGCTTCTCAACCATCTGCCTCTGATTAGACTGCTTGAACGGTATATCTTGTCGATGGTTGCCACTTCGATGTTAttgttaagcttcatgcactagCCAAGCGACTAAAAGTCCGAGCTAACAGAAAGGGCTAGGCAATCCACATATACACTTCAACAGTTTATGATACATGCAGCTTATGCGATCTTTACTGCGATGCTATGATACATGTAGCTTATGCAATCTTTGCGATGCTATGATACATGTAGCTTATGCGATTGCCACTGCGATGTTATAATTTAGCTATGCTTCTGGGGTAAGTTTTGTGAACTGGTGGCAGCAGGCCATTCACTCCCCCCCTAGCGGTCGCAAAGAAGGGCACTTTGGTGATTATGCTTGCGGCTTGGTGGATTTGGAAGCAGCACAATCCCGCCGCCTTCTATGGCATGCAGCCCAACATTGGTACCTGCTTGACACAATAAAGGCCTAGCCTGGTTTGGGCAAAAGCAGAGGTGGTGGGCTTTGTGGCGCTACTTCTGGTGGTGCCTAGCTCTTAGGGGTGCAGTGTTGTAAATAATTCTGGGTGTGGCCCTTTCTGGGCTTGTAAATAAGTCTTTATATCAACGCAATGAGGCACAACACTTCTATTTTCTCAAAAAAAATCTATAACTTATTTTCATATGGACACATTTTGTACACTTATGTATAGTTATAGATAAGATTACCACTTAGATTATACATTTCTTTTACGGACTTCTAAATCTCAACAATTATAGCTAGGATCCACCATAACCAACCGCTAGATAGTGGCTCGTGATATTCACATATTATCAACTCACAGTTTTCTACATTCTCAACAGTTATACTACGTGGCCACCACACATGTTAGGCATATTTTACTAAACACATCAATTTGTGGGAGATTTGTAAAAAACTCTGTGATAATTGTAATTTTTGTGAGAGCACAGTTTATCAAATGTCAAATTTGAAATCACTATTACATCTAGCTTGCTGGATTAACTGAAACAGAAAACATATTTTTCTTAGTTGAAACAGAGATGCAACTTACCACGTTCAGGACCCAGATAGAACTGTAGAGCGAGAAAGCAAGAATAGGCTCATTGGCTTGCTAATTTCATCCATGATATCATCCCCCTGGTGCTAACGTAGATAGTTGATTTATTATTAAATCTCAAATTTATAACTAGGCCTCGTTAATATTGAATGGAGCATATATTTTtgtctatgtggatgaagttgaTTGTTTTTCTATTATTTTAGTAATACATAGATTAGATTATCTCAGAAAATGTGTGTGACTAGTGAGCTCTGCTAGTGGCTAGTGAAAACAGATAAATAACCTCAAACAACTGTAAGTACAGTGAAGTTGACCTACTGTGAACTTCTCTATTTATTTATGTTAAAGTAGAACAATAATGTAAGAGCAGGTAATCTAGTATTCATGGATAATCGAAGGGTAATGTAGTATTTATGGATAACCGAAGTGTTACTCCTTGCTTTTTTACAACTGAACTACCATGCCAGGTTTGGTTTAAGTTAAAATCTTCTGTCACACAGATCATAGCTGCTGTATCATATCAGATAGTGCCAGCTGACACACAATATGCTGAAATACCCCTGGCAGCCGTGGCATCGCCTTTTCAACGTGTGGTATGCCATTCATAAACCCTCTTAAACTTCAGAACTACCATCCCTTTTGCAAGATTCATTCCGATTTCATGTTATTAAAATTGAATACTTCTGCATGCCTTGTTGGTAATTTCTCCCTTACTGGTTATTTATACTACATACCATATATGGACTCTCATCATAAGTTCTTTATATCCTACAAAAAATCATATGGTATTTACAATTCATCTAATGTAACACACCTTACCCCTTTTTTGGCGGGAACACACCTTACCCTAGCTATCCTTGGATTATGAGGGAAGTAGTATATTACTAAAAGGTAGACAAGTCGCCTAAAAAAACTACTTCGTGGACTACAATTAGACCTCTTATGGCATGCAAAGCATTCAGTTATATCTGCTTGACATTCTCAGTCTAAATTAAAAAGTCAGTGCAAACTAATAATGAACACATTTCACTCATTTATGTTTTCTTAGTAAATACCATTTCTGCACTCTAAAGTACACATGGTGAATGAAATGTACACAATAGTCTACTTTTTCTCTAAAAGGTTCATAATTAAGGTAGTTTTTTTTAATATTATCCCAGGGTTTTGGTCATCTGTTGTATAAGGAACTTAGCCAGCGTCTTCACAATGTTGGTGTTACCAATATATTCTGTTGGGCAGATAAGGTCTCTGAAGGATTTTGGCTTAAACAGGCAAGTGGAAATGGGAATTTGATATCTCTGTCTGTTTCAGTTTTCTTTTTGTATAATAAATATATCCTAATACAGAGCTTGGCAAATGCTAAATAGTTTGGTAATCTCGTGCTTGCATTGCTGGCAAGAGAAACATTCAGCAAATAGAAATGAAGAAAACATGCTTGACTTGTTATACGTTTGTATTTTGACAGTCTGTAGTATCTGCACTCTTATGCTTCTAATAGGAGTTCTTATATAATTGTTCAATGCCATTAGCAACACTTATtagctactccctctgtaaactaatataagagcgtttagatcactaaagtagtaatctaaacactcttatattagtttacggagggagtacttataAGTATACCTGATCATGGGTGTCCGTGTCCCAGCTTGGTTTTTGGCCCGAAAGCCCAAGAGGAGTAGTTGATGGGAAAAGAATCACTATTTTATTCCGAAAGTGATTTAAATGATGTATTTTAGATCCACAAAGGTTAGCATTTACGCGTGCTGGCAATTTTGGGTTGGGCTTTTTGAATCCCAGACCAAAAGCCTGCCAGGCTCAGGTTTTGAACAGGCCTACTTGTAAAGCAACCAGATGAATTTCAGTTCAGAGTAAATGAACTTCCTTTGGTCATTTAAGTCATTTTTCTGTTAGTGAGTTTTTTTTTTACAAAATATCCTCCTATTTTGTATCCTACTTTAATAACATGGTTATCCAGTCAAGAATTGCAAGGTTATGCTAATGATATGACTGGTCTGTTCTACTGAGTGCATCACAGGGTTTTGTGTCTGTTGGAGAGGTGGATACTAAAGGTAAGATTCGCAGAATTCCAGTAAGGGCTGATATCAAGAGAGCATTATGCTTTCCAGGCAGTTCAACACTTATGGTAACACATATTAAGAAGGATTTGCCAACTGCGTCCAAAAAACCATGCTTTGCAGAATTGCAAACTTCTCAGTTCCATGCCGTGGTACCAGATAGTAAGTCTTCATGAAGTCATAATTATGTAAATTTTCTGGTTCAGATACCTTAGAGCCGTTAATTCCAGTAGAATTGGTCGTTACTTTATATCCAAGTTGGGCAATTAAGAGCtccattttttatataaattAGGAGGAACCATGATACATAGTCTGGCCATACAGGAGCCATGATACACAGAATCTGGCCATAGAGAAGCGGCATGCcaatatatatccaatgcaataGTTCATTTATTTGCTCAAAGGAAATCTTTTATTGTGCAGATTGCAGTATGTTAATTTTGTGAATTAACAATGGAAGTTGTGCAAAGATTGAAAAGCTGAAAATTTGAGCATATATTATGCTACAACTATTATTCATACATTGCAATAGTACTTGACAAGTCTGTAACTTATTGGTTTATCAAGTTTGATTTCATTCAAACCTTAGGAACAAGGACAATACACCTGGCTAAATCCTATAAGCATCGGTGCATATGCAGAAAATTCTGTGAAATGCCTAATACTGATCTTCTGCGATATTTTTTCAGGCATCTCTCCTGATGATATGAATACTGTCGTTCCCTCCTGTGAAAAGTTGTCTCCCCACACCACTGGATGCTACAAAGTCAGCAAGACTGCaaaagtggtaagaaatgaaactTCTGCTGGTAGTGAAGGATGCTCATTATCTGATCAACAACCAAAGAAACGGACATATGAATCCTCATCATCTTCACTGAAGTCAAAAAGAGTAAGATGCAGCGGTCACGCTGACCATACACAAGACATGAGGCAGAATGATATCTGTGACAAATCTCTGACCATAAATAGCACACCTTTGACTCCTAGTATGGTAGTCCACGTTGACAACAAAATATCAGGAGATGCTAAGGTCACTACCTGTTCCAATGGAAGGCCTTCAGTTATGCTCATGAATATTGCAGATGAAACAAAGAAGACGCGGCTTACAGAGGTAATTTCTACATAAACCTTACTTTTGAGGAAATGTGAGCGGCATTTCCAAAATAAAGCAATGTATGAGTATGTGCTTACTAAAGAAACTGTCACTGACGCACTGATGAAAACTGCAATCTATTTTTCTTTTAGAAAAAGTTCATACTCTGTTTTTGCACTAATTTAGTTATTTGTCTTGCTTCTAACTGTGCTGGATTTTAAATTATGGCGCAGGTAGTTGAAACGCTTGGGGGAGTTGTTACGTGCGAAGGAAGTTCATGCACACATGTCGTTACTGGAAAAGCTAGAAGGACTATGAACTTTTGTATTGCTTTGAGCTCTGGGTTAGTTTTCATCTACATTTTCCTTACACAACCCAGTTCATCACGTTTCAGACTATAATACAATTTCCATTCCATGTTTTACACTGAATTACATTTCACATATAGTTGTTGAAGCATAGTGCTCACCGTGGAGAAATAGTTTTCAGTTGACTGGGCCATATACTGATTGCAGGGCTTGGATAGTTTCTCCAAACTGGCTGAAACAGAGCTTCAAACAAGGGAAATTTGTAGGTGAGTCGAAACTTGAGATGGCTAGCTAACCAATTATTGCCATGTGTTTCTGTGCAGTGGAAGAAATTAAATGTGTGAGCAAAAGAAGCAACTTATGCTGTTTTCTTACCTTGCACTTTTCTGTTGTTTTGTAGGTGAAGCAGAACATGTTCTGGATGATGAAGAATATAAGATGAAGTACAAGTCTGAAATGAGAGATGCAGTTATGAGGGCTAAAGAGAGGCCTTGCTTGTTATTTTCTGGCTACACTTTCTGTTTGACCAAGCACATCGAACCGTCTCCTGGTGTCCTCTCTCCAGTTATCAAATCCTCTGGTGGCAAGGTAACTAAAGCTCATCCTGCCATGTGAAACTCATGTATGGTCAAACTTCTTGAACATGTAACAGATTTAGCAGAACTTATCCAATTACCATCTGACGAAACATTCTAGAACCTGGAGGCCCTATTTTTGTGAAATATTTAAGGGCATTCCAATTTCTACGCTCTATTATGTGAGGCATGAAGTTCTGCTGCAGCATCTTTAAATAACACATGTCACCATTGAAGTTCAAGTGCAAACTTATACCACTAGACATGTGGTTCTATTTATGGAAAATGTTTTAAAATGATTTTCTTACATACAGTTACAATTAAACTGCAAGTATTGACTAGATGACATATTAGTAAGCTCTCGAGAATAAATTTGGTtcaaatttccaaattttgcatGAGTCTATTTGGAATGTTTTTGTTGTTAGTTCCTAAGAGAACATAATTACACAAGCTATTCTAAGCCTATTCACATCTATTTACTTCACAGATCATCAGTAAGCTTGATGACATAGATGAGCCCTCAAAGACAATCTTCTTGGCATGTGAAGAAGGCATGGAGCTTGCAATGGATGCAGCAAAAAGAGGCATAAAGACATTCAGCAGTGAGTGGCTCATGACCTGTGTCATGAGGCAAGAGGTTGATCTTGAGGCGCCCCCGTTTGCAGAATCTCTCTGACGTGCCTCAACTTTATAGTTTAGTGGCCGAACTTATACTCACTTTTGCTAAGTTATCTCCTTCGTTGGCTATTGTAAATCTGGTGTCTCAAAGCTTTAGGGCATTTGTGTACATATGCCCGTCATGTGGCCGCACGTAGAAACTATCAAACTGGTCAACTTTCTGCATTGTGGCCTTGCTTAGATTTATTTTGTTATCTGCTATGCAAAATTAGTCAGTGAATAAAGTACAACTTTATGTGAAAAAATAGATTATAATCTAACTACAAAACACACCAGATTTTGAGTGGCTAAATCGGTTGCTATGTTTAGCAAATAACTAATAGAAAAATGATGTTTTTTTAGATTGCAAGTAGGATATGGATCCATAGTCTGATCCTCCCATAGGATCGAACTAACATGTCAATATAAATTTGTACCACCACAACACTATTAAACTTCCATCACATGAAAGATCAATTGTGTGCTGCCCCAAGATTACTCTTAAGTAGTTTCAGTGTAACATTCCAAAAAAGAAAAATTCTATTCACTTTATTCTCCTATCGTGTAACAGGTTATGGGATTTTAAACATACACTACACATATTGACTCATATAACGATTACTTGAAGTAGCTATGAAAGTCTAAAAACCCAAACTATGTGCGTTGCCATGAGGGCATACATATTCTAATGGTTCAACACCCGTGATGTCCAACATAAATCTTATACCCATAACATTCTAGATTTTGATAAGATTTGATTGATTTGCATATGGGTAGGAAAGACAACAGATCAGCACGCGTTCCAGGGGGCCAAAAAATCTAGCGCCGCCAGCCTCCCTCGGCCATCCTCCTGCCGTCGGTGTGGTCCGCGGTGGTGGCGGGCCCGATGCCAAGGCGCTAGGGCGGGCCGATCTGCAGCGGGATCCCCTTGAGGCGGCAGGGGCATCTCTTGTGGTGCGCCCGTGGGCAGCAGGCAGGACGGCGCTCCTAGCCTGTGCGGCGGTGGGCAGCGGTCCAGGACGGCGATGGGCTTCCCTTCATGCATGGATGGTGGCAGCACTCCATGGATGAACCGGTGGATGGCTCTGCCTGAAGATGGGTCGCGGCGGCCGCGGATCTGGTGTCTCGTCCAGATCCACCGCGGCGTGGTCTTGGTCGGTCGGCGATGCGTGGAGGGACCGGTGAGGCTATGGAGGATCTCTACCGTAGTACCAGTAGCGGCATACGTCTTCATGGCGAGACTCCGCACGGTTCTAGCCAGGCACAAGATCAGGACGACACGGCTTCCGGTGAAAATCGCGCCTGACTGCGGTCTTGGCGGACGATGGCGGCGTCTCTGACATCGTTTCCTTCTCGAGGCATCGTTGTTGCAGGTCACGTCAACCTGATCGGGAGGTttcgggggaaaccctagatctggctACCGGATCGGACGATGACAACGTTTCGATGTCGTTTTCCCTGTTTTGGACCAAGTGCTGGCTGGAGGGGACAAGAGGAGGAGCGGTGTTTCATCTTGCCCATTGATGACGGCGGATCTCGGCGGCGTGGCGCAGTGGAGACTCGGCGCCTGATGAGCGGAGATGGACTCACGCAGGAGGGTGACGCTGCCTGGCGCCGGCGGCAGCTAGACTGTGCAAGGTTGATGCAGCAGTACAGCTCTGGTTTagtggcaggtggctgcggcggcctcatacccggcagacGTCCTGGTTGAGGAGCACGCCGGTCTGGTGGGTGCACATACCCAGCAGacgtcctggttgggacctcaagtcttagatgttaggtttggctgcgaggtatgtttggtattaggcccagactttcagcgccccttcatcaactggatagaAATAGCGACATATGTTGCTTAGTcggtggctttagtcttactgttgtatgactttgtaaggtcttgtgtgaataattaataaaatggttgTATGCattgtccagatgcagaggctgggggtcatcctccttttctaaaaaaatggaAAGACAAGAAAAGTTTTGATTTATGTTAGGTTTTGGTCACAACGTATCAAGTTTGACTTTAGTGGGCAATAACTGCGATGAGCAATGTCATTGGGCTGGCATACCTCGACTACCTAGCGACTGCTGTAGTTATAATTCGCGGTGACTGGTATGGTCGGGGTGGGGGTAGCCGATCTTAGTTCACGAAGATGGGGAAAAACCTACGATTTTTAAATCGCCCGCGAAATCGCCACGATCACGTCACTATTGCCACCAGGGAGCCTCGACGCCATGATAGGATAACCAACGCAAAATCGTCTAAAAGTCCTGCTAAACGTGCCAAATTCAATAACAACCTCGAAATCCTCTATCTCAACTAAAGAATTGCCGCTCGTGCAAATTTGAGAAAACTAAAGAATTGCCGCCGTCACCGATATTGCAAGCTATGACTGTTCAGAGCCGCCCATGAAATCGTCCTGCATTTTTGGCCTCGTATTCTAAGCCTATTCACATCTATTTACTTCACAAATCATCAGTAAGCTTGATGACATAGATGAACCCTCAAAGACAATCTTCTTGGCATGTGAAGAAGGCATGGAGCTTCCAATGGATGCAGCAAAAAGAGGCATAAAGACATTCAGCAGTGAGTGGCTCATGACCTGTGTCATGAGGCAAGAGGTTGATCTTGAGGCGCCCCCGTTTGCAGAATCTCTCTGACGTGCCTCACCTTTATAGTTTAGTGGCCGAACTTATACTCACTTTTGCTAAGTTATCTCCTTCGTTGGCTATTGTAAATCCGGTGTCTCAAAGCTTTAGGGCATTTGTGTACATATGCCCGTCATGTGGCCGCACGTAGAAACTATCAAACTGGTCAACTTTCTGCATTGTGGCCTTGCTTAGATTTATTTTGTTATCTGCTATGCAAAATTAGTCAGTGAATAAAGTACAACTTTATGTGAAAAAATAGATTATAATCTAACTACAAAACACACCAGATTTTGAGTGGCTAAATCGGTTGCTATGTTTAGCAAATAACTAATAGAAAAATGATGTTTTTTTAGATTGCAAGTAGGATATGGATCCATAGTCTGATCCTCCCATAGGATCGAACTAACATGTCAATATAAATTTGTACCACCACAACACTATTAAACTTCCATCACATGAAAGATCAATTGTGTGCTGCCCCAAGATTACTCTTAAGTAGTTTCAGTGTAACATTCCAAAAAAGAAAAATTCTATTCACTTTATTCTCCTATCGTGTAACAGGTTATGGGATTTTAAACATACACTACACATATTGACTCATATAACGATTACTTGAAGTAGCTATGAAAGTCTAAAAACCCAAACTATGTGCGTTGCCATGAGGGCATACATATTCTAATGGTTCAACACCCGTGATGTCCAACATAAATCTTATACCCATAACATTCTAGATTTTGATAAGATTTGATTGATTTGCATATGGGTAGGAAAGACAACAGATCAGCACGCGTTCCAGGGGGCCAAAAAATCTAGCGCCGCCAGCCTCCCTCGGCCATCCTCCTGCCGTCGGTGTGGTCCGCGGTGGTGGCGGGCCCGATGCCAAGGCGCTAGGGCGGGCCGATCTGCAGCGGGATCCCCTTGAGGCGGCAGGGGCATCTCTTGTGGTGCGCCCGTGGGCAGCAGGCAGGACGGCGCTCCTAGCCTGTGCGGCGGTGGGCAGCGGTCCAGGACGGCGATGGGCTTCCCTTCTGCATGGATGGTGGCAGCACTCCATGGATGAACCGGTGGATGGCTCTGCCTGAAGATGGGTCGCGGCGGCCACGGATCTGGCGTCCCGTCCAGATCCACCGCGGCGTGGTCTTGGTCGGCCGGCGATGCGTGGAGGGACCGGTGAGGCTATGGAGGATCTCTACCAGAGTACCAGTAGCGGCATACGTCTTCATGGCGAGACTCCGCACGGTTCTAGCCAGGCACGAGATCAGGATGACACGGCTTCCGATGAAAATCGCGCCGACTGCGGTCTTGGCGGACGATGGCGGCGTCTCTGACATCGTTTCCTTCTCGAGGCATCGTTGTTGCAGGTCACGTCAACCTGATCGGAAGGTttcgggggaaaccctagatctagcTACCGGATCGGACGATGACGACGTTTCGATGTCGTTTCCCCTGTTTTGGACCAAGTGCTGGCTGGAGGGGACAAGAGGAGGAGCGGTGCTTCATCTTGCCCATTGATGACGGCGGATCTCGGTGGCGTGGCGCAGTGGagactgtcggcgttctgggaacgggggtccccagacttgcctgcctgcggcctgcggcatgactcaaggggggcccagcacggcccatcttcatcaacacagacccaagaccctcgcgaggggccaagcctcgcggggcggacaacacggagcttcctcaggcacggcctcatcaggctggctcgcgaggaggcggagagatcaaggcggggtacctcacgaggtgcccgtgacgcaagccatgacgaccaagggcgccaggcgggtgccagcccgcgcagtgtcctcctttcctctttggtgcaaagggggcaagcgcagccgcggagtaccgaggcatcaggcaaaggttgccatttcggtgcaacgagaccaggaccaggaagactgcaagacggaggtcatcgtggagcccaagacggcgtcaccaccagagctttgtgcaggcgaagactacttttgtcaaggtagctagtactagctgccccccttcaaattagcccaccattgttggctcccttcccgctcgatatttgggaagaggaccagggcctctataaataggaccagccacccatagAAGAGAGGGGTTCGGAGGGGTTAAGAGGAGAGGTTCGATAGGAGGTTGAATTGGAGAAAGAcaatgagagagagagaagggtggctgaactcctcccagcagttcatcgccccagccaagaacagaccctcgtgaggctgttcttccttgtatcattcatcatcatcagcccaagaggcaatccaccacgctacatactggagtagggtattacaccacaatggtggcccgaaccagtataaaccctgtgtctctttgtgttgttttttccatagcttagatcttagcgaggcagaggggtgcaggtaggtaggaagcgagatctccgcgcgcaccccagtgttcgaacctcaagggtctgccggaacccgaaatctgacatttggcgcgccaggtaggggtgcgccggaattcaccttctaccgcttcgtgccccgtcccgtcgtcatcatcatgtccggcgaccaggcgggcaacccagatccatgggcggcgtggcccgcccgcacagaaccgctcgcctcgggcgaccccatgccccaggcagctcg
Coding sequences within it:
- the LOC125515606 gene encoding uncharacterized protein LOC125515606 isoform X1 is translated as MGRPRKTKAKAGGAEAPSPVLCIGNCKVEIHGSGLRCVSTEQNLTISGTRGAKIVIAVDGARSSSDGTGEGADFILLNPNEADSLKKSLLQEVLRLYKKELPTMDYAADTGRKSGFLEKCIMNGKYKTLILRSSSLDGPEEVWFKLKSSVTQIIAAVSYQIVPADTQYAEIPLAAVASPFQRVGFGHLLYKELSQRLHNVGVTNIFCWADKVSEGFWLKQGFVSVGEVDTKGKIRRIPVRADIKRALCFPGSSTLMVTHIKKDLPTASKKPCFAELQTSQFHAVVPDSISPDDMNTVVPSCEKLSPHTTGCYKVSKTAKVVRNETSAGSEGCSLSDQQPKKRTYESSSSSLKSKRVRCSGHADHTQDMRQNDICDKSLTINSTPLTPSMVVHVDNKISGDAKVTTCSNGRPSVMLMNIADETKKTRLTEVVETLGGVVTCEGSSCTHVVTGKARRTMNFCIALSSGAWIVSPNWLKQSFKQGKFVGEAEHVLDDEEYKMKYKSEMRDAVMRAKERPCLLFSGYTFCLTKHIEPSPGVLSPVIKSSGGKIISKLDDIDEPSKTIFLACEEGMELAMDAAKRGIKTFSSEWLMTCVMRQEVDLEAPPFAESL
- the LOC125515606 gene encoding uncharacterized protein LOC125515606 isoform X2 is translated as MGRPRKTKAKAGGAEAPSPVLCIGNCKVEIHGSGLRCVSTEQNLTISGTRGAKIVIAVDGARSSSDGTGEGADFILLNPNEADSLKKSLLQEVLRLYKKELPTMDYAADTGRKSGFLEKCIMNGKYKTLILRSSSLDGPEEIIAAVSYQIVPADTQYAEIPLAAVASPFQRVGFGHLLYKELSQRLHNVGVTNIFCWADKVSEGFWLKQGFVSVGEVDTKGKIRRIPVRADIKRALCFPGSSTLMVTHIKKDLPTASKKPCFAELQTSQFHAVVPDSISPDDMNTVVPSCEKLSPHTTGCYKVSKTAKVVRNETSAGSEGCSLSDQQPKKRTYESSSSSLKSKRVRCSGHADHTQDMRQNDICDKSLTINSTPLTPSMVVHVDNKISGDAKVTTCSNGRPSVMLMNIADETKKTRLTEVVETLGGVVTCEGSSCTHVVTGKARRTMNFCIALSSGAWIVSPNWLKQSFKQGKFVGEAEHVLDDEEYKMKYKSEMRDAVMRAKERPCLLFSGYTFCLTKHIEPSPGVLSPVIKSSGGKIISKLDDIDEPSKTIFLACEEGMELAMDAAKRGIKTFSSEWLMTCVMRQEVDLEAPPFAESL